Within the Beduinella massiliensis genome, the region CAGGTTCGGGTCCTCCTGGCAGCTGTAGTAGGAGATGAGGAGCGCGTCCTCCGTGAGCTCCGTCGCCTGATAGATCGCGCGCGCCTGCTCCGCGGCCGGCGTCGCCGCGCGCTGCGCAAACGCAAAGCGGGTGGACTGTATCTGCGCGGAGGAAAGCGCGTCCAGGCGCACGTCCGACTCGATTCCGTTCTCGTCCCGCACCGTGAGGGTAGCGCCATCCGCGTTTCTCAGCAGGCCGAGGTAGGAGAGCGCGTCCGCATTCATGAAGCTCTGGGCGAACTGCTTGCGCCGGTAGGCTTCGTTATCGTAGCTCAGCAGCACGGAAAAGCGCTCGTACACCGTTTCGACCGGCGTGCCGTCGATCGCGAGCAGGGTACAGCCCACGAGCTGCGCCTGCTCTTCGGGCACGGCGAGCAGGCGCAGGCCGTCGTCGAACCAATAGGCCGACAACGGGAGGACGCGCATGCTTTCCTGCGCCTCCGGGGCGAGCCCGGCCTGCGTGTGCGCGTCGTGCAGCGACGCTACGAGCTCGATTAAGGCATACGCGAACGCCTCGTCGTCGAGCGTCTGCGCGAGGCGCTTCGTCTCTTCCTTGCGCGCCTTCCAATCCGCTTCGCCTGTGAGCGCATAGAGGTTATAGTGGTTTTGCTCCAGCGTGCCGCAGAGGCTTTCCAGCGCCTCAATGCGGCGTTCGGCATCCGCCAGGCTCAGGGCCGGCGTCAGCAGCATGAGGGCCGTGAGCAAGCCGGCCAGCAGGCGTTTCATGTTCATCTTCGTTCCTCCCATTCTGGTTGACTGCGCCTATGATAACGCGATCAAGGTCGAATGTCAAACGAGGCGCGCCGCATGCGGCGCGCCCCAGGCCATCGCCCCAGCCGATGGCTTTGTGTAAAATGAAAGCTCGTTTAGCGCGTACAAAGACGTCCCCTTCGCAAATGCCGCGCATTGGACTTCGCAGAACGCCCCGCCTGTAAGGAGGCGAGGCGTCCAGAACGGCGCGGGGCACAGCGGCAATTAGAAGGAGCGCTGGGCGCCCTGGGAGGTGTCCGACGGGGAATCGTCGTCCTCTCTTTCTGCGTCCTCCGATTCTGCGGGACTCACGTACATGCCGCCGGATACCGTGTGCAGCCGCACGACGGTCGAACGGTCGCCATAGGGGTTCTCCCCGAAGTCGTTGTGCAGCTTGCCGGAGACGCTGGAGGTGTCCAGCGTGAAGCCCGCGACATCCCGCGGAAGGGTAAGGCGCGTGGAGCCGGAGACGGATTCCAGATTGACGGACGAAGGCGCGGTCCAGCAGTTGATGCGCACGCTGCCGCTGGTGGTGGAGGCGTCTACCGTGCCGAACGAGCCCTCGGCGCGCACGCTGCCCGAAACCGTGCTCGCGTGCAGCGCGTCTGCGTTTGCGGCGATGTGCAGGCTTCCGCTCGTGTTGCTGACGTCGATGGCGGAGGCGCGGCTGGAGAGGTCGGGCGAGAGATGGATGCTGCCGCTGACGCCGCTGATCTGGGCGCGCGTCATGCGCACGCCGTCCACCGTGAGCGAGCCGCTGGTGCTGCTCAGCTTGTATCCGAGGGCAAGGCGCTCTGGCACGCGCACGGTCAGCCTGCCCGGCCATCTGCCCAACGAGATTAGCCGGAAGTTTCTGGGCGATTCGATGACGATTGCGCCGTTCTCCACGGTGACGATCGGGCAGCGGGCCATGTCGTCCTCGCTGCAAAGGTAGGTTACATGTACGTCCTCGCGGCCTTCCGCGAGGATCTCGATGGTGTCCGAGACCATGCGGACGTCCATGAGGGAGAGGCCCTGCGCGTCATAGGCCTCGTCGAGCAGGGTGTACTTCGGGTCGCCGCCTGAAAAGATGTTCAAATGAAACCCTCCAAATCCATTATCCGCTTTGGTCATCATGAAACCTGCAAAACACAGCAGTAGAAACAGAACGATCCCCCAAAGGACGAGTTGAAACCGGATAGCCCCTTTTTTCATTGTGCACGCCCCATCTCAAAGAGCAGGTGCGCGATGCGGGTCAGCGCATAGCCGATCAGCCAGGCGACCCAGGTGATGTGCCAGTGCATCGTGCTAAAGCTCCATATGAAGTAGATAACGGTCGTAATCGCCCAGATCAGCGAATCGATCGACCGCAGCGATTCCCCGTTGCGCATCCTATAGCCGTCTTCGTCGTCCGGATCCGGCGCGCCGGAGAGGCTGCGGTTGTAAGCCGCCACGTCGTAGGGCACGCTCATGTGCGTATAGATGAGCAGCCCCGTCGCCGCGGCGATGAGCAGGAACATCAGCACGACGGACGAATCCTCCAGTCCGAGGCCCGAGCCCAGGATGACTACGGTGGGCGAGAGGATGTAGAGCGCCACCGACACGGCCGTGTTTCGCGCCCTGCGCTGCCGGTAGTAATCGATCAGCTCCTTTAGGGGAGCGTCGGGCTTCAGGTCGTCCAGCAGCGCGTCGATGTCGCCGACGTTCGCCGCCATGAGGCTGAAGGCTTCGCTTTCGCTCCTCCCTTCGCGCAGGTAGTCCTCGTAGCGCTCCAGACAGTTGGCCGTCAACTCTTCGCGCAGTTCCTGTGCTCTGCGCGTCATCGGCACACCGCGAAAGAGCCCCGCGATGTAGCTTTCGATCCGCTTGTTCATGTGTTCCCTCCTGCACCCGTCAGTTGGTCGATCAGCCCCCGAATGTTCTCCCAATCCCTCATGTTTTCCTCGTACAGCGCACGCCCGGCGGGGGTGATGGTGTAGTACCGCCTTCTGGCACCGGACGTCTCGTCGCCCCAGTACGACTGGATGCACCCCGCCGCTTCCAGGCGGCGGAACGTGGTGTAAAGCGTCGCCTCTTTGAGCTCGAACTGGCCGTGCGTGATCTCTTGCAGGGTCTTGTTGATGACGTACCCGTAGCTGTCGCCCCGCGTCAGCTGCGCAAGGATGATCGTGTCGGTCAGTCCGCGCAGCACGTCCGACAGGTTGAGCATGGCGCTTCCTCCGTTTCAGCGCCCGCAGGAGAGGCCGCCTCTTCGCGGGTTACCTGTATTATACCAGCGATACCTCGCCTGTCAATGTATCTCGCAGATTAAAATTGTATGAGAAGACGAATGTGCAGCATGTCAGATGAGAAATCTTAGAGCTTACAAAGCAGCCCATCCCAATATATACTAATAAAAAAATAAAAATACGAAGGAAAGAGCGAAATGCTTCGGGGAACGTTTATGGAGGAATACGGAACCATCCGGATCAAGCTGGACGATCTGCTTCAAAACGCGGGCCTCAGCAAGAACAAGCTGAGCCACAGAGCCGAAATGCAGCGCGCACAGATCAACAATTACTGCAACAACAGAATAACCCGTCTGGATATCGACGTGCTCGCGCGGCTTTGCACCGTCCTGCACTGTGAAATTGGCGACCTGCTGGAGTTCGTGCCGCCCAAACGGCACGAGGAGAAGGGGGCCTGACGATGCGGTATGCGCGGATCCTGCTTCTGCGCAGGGAGCGCGGCCTCACGCAGGCCGAGGTGGGCAGGCGCATCAACGTGACGAGCCGTACCTACGCATACTATGAGACGGGGGAGCGGATGATCCCCCCCGGCGTGCTCTGCAGGCTTGCGGACCTGTACGGCGTCAGCGTGGACTACATCCTGGAACGCACCGGCAGCCGCGTTCAGCCGGACGAAAAATAGGGAGCGGCCCGTGGAAGGCTTCATTTCCACAGGGCGCTCCCTTTTCAGATTCCATTTTCCCCAACCGCTCCCGTGTCCTCTCCGCCGCCGCGCTCGATTTGAAAGATAACGGGCCGCGCGCTTGGGAACATTCCTTCTGTCCTTATGCGGCATTCCTTTTCCGTTCACGCGCCGCGTCCGGCGAGGAAGTCTACAAACTGTCGGGCGATGCGCGGGGAACAGCCGCTGTGGCTGACCGTCCAGGCGAGCGCCTCCGGACGCACATCGTCCCAGGGGCGGGAAAGGCCGCGCGCTTCCATCAGGCATTTGACGATGTGCAGGTATTCCTCCTGCGTGGGGGCCGTAAACGTCATGCGGATGTCGAAGCGGTCCGCGAGGGAGAACTTTTCTTCCAGCGTGTCGCGCTCGTTGACGTCGTCCTGCCGCTCGGAAAAGCGCTGGCGCACGATGTTTCGCCGGTTGCTCGTGGCGTAGACCACCACGTTGGAAGGCCGCGCCTCGAGCCCCCCCTCGAGCACGGTCTTGAGCGCCGTATACTCCGGGCAGCTGTCGGAAAAGGCCAGGTCGTCCACAAAGACGATGAACTTGCCGGGCTGACGGCGCAGCATCGAAAAGATCGCGGGCAGGCGGGTCAGGTGCACGAGCGGCACCTCCACGATGCGCAGCCCCTGCGTCCAGTAGGTGGTGAGCAGCGCCTTGACGGTCGCGGACTTGCCGGTGCCCTTGTCTCCGTAGAGCAGCACGTTCGCGGCGGGCTTCCCAGCGAGCAGCAATTCCGTGTTCTGGACGAGCGCGCCGCGCTGCTGCTCGTAGAGCACCATGTCCTCCAGGCGGATGGGGTCGGGCCGCTCGATGCCGCGCAGCCCCAGCGGGTGCTGCGCGCTCTCCCCGACCCAGGTGCAGCCGGGGTAACGGGCGAACAGGCCGGTACCGTGGCGGCGGAAGAAGGCGGCGAAGTCCCCGATCTGGCTGGCGCGCAGGGAGAGTCCCGCGAGGCGCGGGTCGGCTTCTCCGCGCGGCGTCTCCAGCTCCCAGGCCGGCAGGTGCTCAAAGACCGACTGGTCGACGCAGCCGTGCGCGGCGAGCGTGAGGAACGCGGCCGGTTCGATGCCCGTCAGCTCCCCCAACGCCTCCAGGTCGCGCGCGCCCGCGCGCAGCACGCTGTAGGGCAGGCTTTCCGCCGGGGTGCCCGCGCAGACGGAGGCAAAGGCGCTGTCCTGAAAGAGCACGGCTTTGAGCGCCGCCTCGCCAAAACCGGACAGACCCCTTGCGATGCAGGAAAGCCACGCGCTGTAGGCCTCGCAGTAAGCGTGCGCAAAGTCCCCGGTATCCACCCTGTCGCGCGAGGCCTCGAGGAGCAGTGCTTCCAGAGCCGCGACGGCAGGCACGCGGCGCACATGGGCGAGCGCGGTCAGGCATTGCAGGCGGGCGTAAAGCGCCCGCGCGGTCGGTTGATCGATCATGTTTCCACCTCCGATGTATGGGGACAGTGTACCACAAATCCGTCGCGTTGCAAAACGCAATTTATCGCGGGTTTGGGGCCGGTGAGGCCGGTTGCGGGCGCACCCGGCGCGGGGATGCGCCATAACATACAGAAGAGGGCGCCGCGCATCGCGGAAAGGCCCTCGTCCGCTCGACAACGGAGGTGTAGTTATGGCTTGGGAAATCGTTCACGGCGTGGTTGCGCACCTGATTATCCTGGCGCTCGTGGTCAAGGTGTTTTTCTGGTAACCCCGCCTTTGAATTTAAGAGAAGCGAAAGAAAACCGCCCCCGCGCAAATCGGGGGCGGATTGAGAAAGACGTCGCGCCTCACATCTTTTCCGGCGCTTCAATCCCGATGAGATAGAGGCCGGTCTTGATCGTGCGCTGCGCCGCGCGGGTGAGCAGGACGCGCGCGGCGGCGGCGGCGGGGTTGTCGTCCAGAATGCGGTGCTCGTAGTAGAACTTGTTGTAGGCCTGGGCGATCAGCGTGGTATGCCGCGTGATCATGAAGGGCTCGTTGCGCTCGCGCGCTTCCTCCACCGCCTCGGGGAATCGCGCCAGCAGCCGGAGCAGCGCCTGCGCTTCGTCGTCGCACAGGGCGGCATAATCGGGCGCGGTGCTCAGCCCTTCGGCCTTGCGCAGCACCGAGCAGCAGCGCGTGTGCGTGTACTGTACGTAGGGGCCCGTCTCGCCGTCGAAGTTGAGCATGCGGTCCCAGCGGAAGTCGATGTCCTTGATGCGGCTGTTTTGCAGGTCCGTGTAGATCACCGCGCCGATACCGACCTGACGGGCGACCTCTTCTTTGTTCTCCAGGTTGGGCGACTTCTGCTCGATGATCTCCAGCGCCTTGTTCATCGCGCGCGAAAGGAGATCCTCCAGGTAGATGATGTTGCCCTTGCGCGTGGAAAGCGCCTGACCTTCATAGCTCACCATGCCGAAGGCGACGTGTTCCATGTCCTTATACCAGGGATAGCCCATCTTCTCGATGACCTTGAACAGCTGCCGGAAGTGCAGATCCTGCTGGTAGGCCACGACGTACAGGCACTTGTCGAAGTCATAGGCCTTCTTGCGGTAGAACGCGGCCGCGAGGTCGCGCGTGGCGTAGAGCGTGGTGCCGTCCTTTTTGAGGATGAGGCAGGGCGGCATGTTGCTTTCGGACAGGTCCACGACCTCGGCGCCCTCGCTTTCCACGAGCAGGCCTTTTTCGCGCAGCTCCTCAATGACGGGCTCCATCTTGTCCTGATAGAAGCTCTCGCCCGCGTAGGAGTCAAACGTTACGCCCAGCAGGTCGTATACGCGCTGGGTGTCGCGCAGGGTGACCTCCTTGAACCAGTTGAAGATCGCGAGGGCTTCTTCGTCGCCGTCCTCAATCCGTTTGAACCACGCGCGGCCTTCGTCTTCGAGCGAGGGGTTCTCCTCGGCCTCCCTGTGAAAGCGCACGTACAGGTCGACCAGCGCCTGCACGCCGCCGCGCTCCACGTCCTCCCGGCAGCCCCACTTCTTGTAGGCGCAGACCATCTTGCCGAACTGCGTCCCCCAGTCGCCCAGGTGGTTGATGCTCACCGTCTTGTAGCCGCAAAAATCGTAGATGCGCCGCAGCGAGTGGCCGATCATCGTCGTGGACAGATGGCCGATGTGAAAGCGCTTGGCGATGTTGATGGAGCTGTAGTCCAGGCATACGGTCTTGCCCGCGCCCACGCTTGAAGAACCCCAGCGGCCCGGATTTTGGAGCACCGCGGCGAGCGTTTCCCGCGCGAAGTTTTCGCGGTTGAGGAAGAAGTTCAGGTAGCCGCCTACGCACTGCACGCTCGCGGTTTCGGGCGCGTCGATGTGCTGCGCCAGGGTCGAGGCGATCATCGGCGGGCCCTTGCGCAGCGTCTTGGCCAGCTTGAAGCAGGGGAAGGCGTAGTCGCCCAGGCCGGGTTCCGGTGGAATCTCCAGCATGTCCGCGATGGCGGGCGCATCTGGCTCGCAGGCGTCAAAGCCGGCCTTGAGCGCGTCGAAGACGAGCGATGCGATGCGAAGCTTCATATCCATAAGAACGTCCTTCTTTCAAACGAAAATTTCATTTCCTTATATCAGTCTGTTTATGATAGCATGCGCATCGCTTTTTCGCAAGGCGGAGTGCGCCTCTTTCTTTGGGCGATTTTTTGGGGCGCACAATTTCCAGAGTTTCACCAAAAACCGGCGGGCACCTTTTCCATTTTGCGCACATCCTTCCACGGCATTTTCCACACCTTTTGCCGCCTTTCCTGTGGACAATGTGGAAAAGGGTCGGGAAATGTCGGGTTTTGCTGGTGAAACCGCATGTTGAAAGGTTGTGCAAAGTTTTCCACAGAATTGTCCACATTTTCGGCTTTTTTGTGGATAACTTGCGGCTGAAACAGAAAGGGCCTGCGGATAAGCGGAGTTTTGGGGATTTTCTTTGGGAAATCTCTGTGCCGAGCCCGCCTGCGGCGCGGACAAAAAAGGCGCGCGGGGTTCGCTTGGAACCTCCGCGCGCCTTGCGGCTATAGCTGACTTATGCCTGCTCGGCCAGGTATTCGTTGAGCTGATGCACGAGCTCGTCCACGTTGACGCCGTGTACGCTGCCGGCATCTTCAATGCTTTCAGCGGTCGCGTGCGGGCAGGTCAGGCAGTGCATGCCAAATTCCATGAAGATACGGGCGGTACCCTGGTTCAGGCGCAGCACCTCGCCGATGGACATTTCCTTGGTGACGTTCGCCATGGGAAGATTCCTCCTCTAAAATTTCACCGAAAGGTGAAAGCAATATGAATGCGGAATGCCGCATCTATCATACAACAATTTACCCCGTTTTACAAGAAAACAAACGCGAAAACAGAAGGATACGGCGGACTTTGCGAAATCAGCGGGAAAAGAAGGAAGAACGCGCAGGGGTGAAGAAGAAACAAAAAGCTCTTTATGGGCCGCCTGTAACGCGGCCAAGCAGGACAGATATGTGGAGGCTTCGCAATGGACATGCGCGAAAAGAAAGCCCGCTTTGAGCGGGAGGGCAAAATTTACGACGCTGCGCTGCTCACCTTTTTGGGCGTCGACGGGTTCGACGTGTACAACTGCTCCATCCCCTTCTCTTGGAACGGGCGCGAGTACATCTATGGCCGCGTGGAGCGGCGCGGCGAATGGGCGCGCTCCTGGGTACGCCTGTTTGAAAAGACGGGCAAGGATACCTATACAATCGTGCCCGAATCGATGATCTATCCGCTGGAGGACCCGTTCATTCAGCGGATCGGCGGCGAACTCGTGCTGGGCGGCACGCATGTGCGCAAGCAGTCGGGAAACATCGAGACGTACTACGGCTACTTTTACCGGGGCACGGAGCTGGAGGACATGCGTTATTTTACCACCGGCCCGGACAGGATGAAGGACATCCGCCTGATCCAGCTGGCGGACGGACGCATCGGCGTGTTTTCGCGCCCGCGCGGCCCGGAGGTCGAGGAAAAGTACGGGTCGGGCGCGGTCATCGGCTTTGCGGTGATCGACAGCCTGAATGCGCTGAATTCGGACGTCATCGCGGGCGCGCCCGCCATCGGCAATCTCTTCGGCCGCGGGGAATGGGGCGGCTGCAACCAGTGCTATCTGCTGCGGGACGGCCGCGTCGGCGTGATTGGGCATAAGTGCTATCAGGAAAAGGGTGAGGCCGCGGCGGAACAGCTGGTCTACCTGAATGTGGCCTTCATCTTCGATCCGAAGACGCACGAGGCGACAGAGCCTAAGATCATCGCTACGAGGCGCAGTTACCCCGCCGCGCCGGCCAAGATGCCGAACCTGCTCGACTGCGCCTTTACGTCCGGCATCGTGAAAAGGGAAGACGGCAGGGTAGACCTGTACAGCGGCGTGGGCGACACCTGCGAAGGCCGCGTGACCATCGACAATCCGTTCGCCGGCCTGCTTTGAGCACCTACGGGCCGCGCGTAAAATAAAGATCCATTTTGCGCGAAGGCAGCGGGGGAGGCTCTCCCTCTTGCAGCCCCTCTTACGTGGCGAAACTTTATCGAGAATCTGATGCCCGCAGCGAAGGACGTCCCGTCCGCCGCTGCGGGTCTTTCGATAGTGTCCAAGAAAATTTTCGTTGTTTGTCATAAAAAACCACATAAATCATATTCTTTTAGAGCAATAAGACGTGCGGAATATGGGGGAATCCGCATGATATGGATTTATAAATTTTACGAAAATCAATCTTTTGAGGTAAAATTTAATAAATGGGTTGCATTTTTTTGAAAGAGTTTGTATAATGTGTTCAAGAAGATGCGGGAAATAGTGGATTAAATGGCGATGGGGTGTCGTGCGAATCAGAAAAGCCTTTTATTTTTCCGAAAAACGAAAACGGTTTAGGCACGGGGGATTCTACAGGCGCCGCCCTTGGACGCGCACGGTGGCGCAAATGGGAGACCATTCGGGCCGCGCCAAAAAAGAAAACACCGGACGTCCGGGAAGGCAGAATGCTTCCGCAGGACATCCGATCGAGGCCGTCATAAAATGTCTGTATTTTGTGCCGCCGGGGCGCGGCGGTTCATCTGCCTGCGTATTCTCCCAATCCCTGTATTTGGCGGATTGTGGAAAATAAAAATTAACGGAGGAGAGAAAACATGAAAAACAGGAAACTCGCGGCCCTTTTTCTCGCGCTGGTCATGGTCTTGTCCATGGGCCTTGCAGCCCATGCGCAGGACGTAACCGAGCTGCCCCGCAACGAGACGCTGTACTTTGGCGGACAGCAGTGGGGTACCGTCAACTCCTGGAATCCTGTCGGCGCTAACCAGAACAACGCGATGGCTACCACCGCGAACGCGCAGGGCAGCCGCACCATCATGTTTGAAACCCTGTACATGTACAACTTCATGGACGGCTCCATGAAACCGCTGCTGGCCGAGGGCGAGCCCGTCTGGAACGACGCCCTGACCGAAGTGACCGTGAAGATCAACCCCGCGGCGAAGTGGTCCGACGGCACGCCGGTCACCGCAAACGACGTGGTGAAGACCTGGGAAATCGACATCGCCACGGGCAACACCGCCGCGGTCGCCTATCAGGGCTACATCGACGCCATCGAGGCCGCGGACGACGCTACCGTCGTCATCAAGGCCAAGCTGACGGAGGACGGCAAGCCGGTCAACCCGCTGCTCCTGAAGGACTTCCTCACGGGCGTCTTCATCGCGCAAAAGGGCTGGCTGGAAACGCTTGAGACCCGCTGCGGCGGCGACGGCGTGGCCATGGCCAACGACCCGGCGGAAGACGTCGTCTGGTCCGGCCCGTACACCAAGTTCTTCGCCAACGACCAGATGGTCGTGCTGGTGCGCGACGACAACTACTGGGGCCAGGACGCCTCCATGTGGGGCAAGCTGCCGGTGCCCAAGTACATCGCGCACGGCATCTACGCCGACAACGCCGCGCTGGAAGTCGCCTTTAAGGCGGGCGAAATCGACGTGAACCAGCAGTTCCTGCCCAACATCCAGAACCTGTGGCTCAAGGACGGGCTGCCGATTTCCACCTACATGGAAGAAGCGCCCTACGGCGTGTGCCTGACCATGCCGACCGCTTGGTTCAACATGAACATCCCCGAGCTGCAGAACCGCGATCTGCGCAAGGCCATCGCCATGGCGGTGGACTATGATACCATCATCGCCAACGCGATGACCAACCAGAGCCCCTCGTTCGCGGACGTGCCGCGTTCCGTCATGAACCCGACCGCGGGCGAGCAGGCCATGTACGACCATGAGGCCGTGAAGGATCTGCAGTGGGTCGGCAACGACATCGAAGGCGCGAAGGCGCTGCTCGACGCGGCCGGCATCGTGGACAACGACGGCGACGGCTGGCGCGAGATGGACGGCAAGAAGCTGAGCTTCAACG harbors:
- a CDS encoding DUF4097 family beta strand repeat-containing protein, which produces MNIFSGGDPKYTLLDEAYDAQGLSLMDVRMVSDTIEILAEGREDVHVTYLCSEDDMARCPIVTVENGAIVIESPRNFRLISLGRWPGRLTVRVPERLALGYKLSSTSGSLTVDGVRMTRAQISGVSGSIHLSPDLSSRASAIDVSNTSGSLHIAANADALHASTVSGSVRAEGSFGTVDASTTSGSVRINCWTAPSSVNLESVSGSTRLTLPRDVAGFTLDTSSVSGKLHNDFGENPYGDRSTVVRLHTVSGGMYVSPAESEDAEREDDDSPSDTSQGAQRSF
- a CDS encoding permease prefix domain 1-containing protein, with amino-acid sequence MNKRIESYIAGLFRGVPMTRRAQELREELTANCLERYEDYLREGRSESEAFSLMAANVGDIDALLDDLKPDAPLKELIDYYRQRRARNTAVSVALYILSPTVVILGSGLGLEDSSVVLMFLLIAAATGLLIYTHMSVPYDVAAYNRSLSGAPDPDDEDGYRMRNGESLRSIDSLIWAITTVIYFIWSFSTMHWHITWVAWLIGYALTRIAHLLFEMGRAQ
- a CDS encoding helix-turn-helix transcriptional regulator, which gives rise to MLNLSDVLRGLTDTIILAQLTRGDSYGYVINKTLQEITHGQFELKEATLYTTFRRLEAAGCIQSYWGDETSGARRRYYTITPAGRALYEENMRDWENIRGLIDQLTGAGGNT
- a CDS encoding helix-turn-helix transcriptional regulator — encoded protein: MLRGTFMEEYGTIRIKLDDLLQNAGLSKNKLSHRAEMQRAQINNYCNNRITRLDIDVLARLCTVLHCEIGDLLEFVPPKRHEEKGA
- a CDS encoding helix-turn-helix domain-containing protein, which encodes MRYARILLLRRERGLTQAEVGRRINVTSRTYAYYETGERMIPPGVLCRLADLYGVSVDYILERTGSRVQPDEK
- a CDS encoding ATP-binding protein, yielding MIDQPTARALYARLQCLTALAHVRRVPAVAALEALLLEASRDRVDTGDFAHAYCEAYSAWLSCIARGLSGFGEAALKAVLFQDSAFASVCAGTPAESLPYSVLRAGARDLEALGELTGIEPAAFLTLAAHGCVDQSVFEHLPAWELETPRGEADPRLAGLSLRASQIGDFAAFFRRHGTGLFARYPGCTWVGESAQHPLGLRGIERPDPIRLEDMVLYEQQRGALVQNTELLLAGKPAANVLLYGDKGTGKSATVKALLTTYWTQGLRIVEVPLVHLTRLPAIFSMLRRQPGKFIVFVDDLAFSDSCPEYTALKTVLEGGLEARPSNVVVYATSNRRNIVRQRFSERQDDVNERDTLEEKFSLADRFDIRMTFTAPTQEEYLHIVKCLMEARGLSRPWDDVRPEALAWTVSHSGCSPRIARQFVDFLAGRGA
- the argS gene encoding arginine--tRNA ligase; the encoded protein is MDMKLRIASLVFDALKAGFDACEPDAPAIADMLEIPPEPGLGDYAFPCFKLAKTLRKGPPMIASTLAQHIDAPETASVQCVGGYLNFFLNRENFARETLAAVLQNPGRWGSSSVGAGKTVCLDYSSINIAKRFHIGHLSTTMIGHSLRRIYDFCGYKTVSINHLGDWGTQFGKMVCAYKKWGCREDVERGGVQALVDLYVRFHREAEENPSLEDEGRAWFKRIEDGDEEALAIFNWFKEVTLRDTQRVYDLLGVTFDSYAGESFYQDKMEPVIEELREKGLLVESEGAEVVDLSESNMPPCLILKKDGTTLYATRDLAAAFYRKKAYDFDKCLYVVAYQQDLHFRQLFKVIEKMGYPWYKDMEHVAFGMVSYEGQALSTRKGNIIYLEDLLSRAMNKALEIIEQKSPNLENKEEVARQVGIGAVIYTDLQNSRIKDIDFRWDRMLNFDGETGPYVQYTHTRCCSVLRKAEGLSTAPDYAALCDDEAQALLRLLARFPEAVEEARERNEPFMITRHTTLIAQAYNKFYYEHRILDDNPAAAAARVLLTRAAQRTIKTGLYLIGIEAPEKM
- a CDS encoding DUF1858 domain-containing protein; its protein translation is MANVTKEMSIGEVLRLNQGTARIFMEFGMHCLTCPHATAESIEDAGSVHGVNVDELVHQLNEYLAEQA
- a CDS encoding DUF1861 family protein, coding for MDMREKKARFEREGKIYDAALLTFLGVDGFDVYNCSIPFSWNGREYIYGRVERRGEWARSWVRLFEKTGKDTYTIVPESMIYPLEDPFIQRIGGELVLGGTHVRKQSGNIETYYGYFYRGTELEDMRYFTTGPDRMKDIRLIQLADGRIGVFSRPRGPEVEEKYGSGAVIGFAVIDSLNALNSDVIAGAPAIGNLFGRGEWGGCNQCYLLRDGRVGVIGHKCYQEKGEAAAEQLVYLNVAFIFDPKTHEATEPKIIATRRSYPAAPAKMPNLLDCAFTSGIVKREDGRVDLYSGVGDTCEGRVTIDNPFAGLL
- a CDS encoding ABC transporter substrate-binding protein, with translation MKNRKLAALFLALVMVLSMGLAAHAQDVTELPRNETLYFGGQQWGTVNSWNPVGANQNNAMATTANAQGSRTIMFETLYMYNFMDGSMKPLLAEGEPVWNDALTEVTVKINPAAKWSDGTPVTANDVVKTWEIDIATGNTAAVAYQGYIDAIEAADDATVVIKAKLTEDGKPVNPLLLKDFLTGVFIAQKGWLETLETRCGGDGVAMANDPAEDVVWSGPYTKFFANDQMVVLVRDDNYWGQDASMWGKLPVPKYIAHGIYADNAALEVAFKAGEIDVNQQFLPNIQNLWLKDGLPISTYMEEAPYGVCLTMPTAWFNMNIPELQNRDLRKAIAMAVDYDTIIANAMTNQSPSFADVPRSVMNPTAGEQAMYDHEAVKDLQWVGNDIEGAKALLDAAGIVDNDGDGWREMDGKKLSFNACCPNGWTDWQAAMEIVAAAGKNIGVEITTLYPEWSIYQTVFTNPDQTEYQIFMYSVGAAAPSMPWARVRQLMGGDLIGVQNNWTGNFGQYKNERADEIIAQIPLTTDEAELNKLYTEATEIYLTEVPSFSLMYRPAVFHAVNESIWTNYPEDGDGRNIPPADCTDGYGIAALFDLELVNP